The window ACAGCTGCGCCGGTCATCGTGTCGATGGGCAGGTTGGTCACATAGCCTTTCAGGCCGGCGAGCTGGCGGGCCCGTTCCACCAGGTCCCAGTCCACCCCACGGGTGGCGCCGTCGATCTTGACGAAGCGGTCCTTCTTCAACGGCCGGGTGCCGTCGGCGACCTTCTCGGCACGTTCGACCATCTTGTTAATCGACCGGTCATCACGTTTCTGCCGCTTGAATGACCACTGGTACACGATGCGGCGCTGCCGGGCGTCACCGCGGGTACCCATTACCCGGCTGGATTCGAGGATCTGCCCGTCGGTGAAGTAGTTCCCGTGCCGGTCGAAATGCTCGGCCAAGTCGTAGGGCGCTTTGGTGATTCGGGAGCCGACAATGAAGGAGAACCCCGCATCTTCCAACGCGTTCAGGTTCGCCGCGGACAGCATGCCGGCATCCGCGACCACGACCATGTCGGTGACACCATGACGGTGCTGGAACGAGCTCAGCACTGGGATCAGCGTGGTGGTCTCTGCCGTGTTCCCCTTGAACAGGTGAACCTCGAGCGGGAACCCGACAGGGTCGACCAACAGCCCGACTTGAACCTGAGGATCGATGCGGTGTTCTTTGCTCATGCCCACTCGCCGCAGGGTGTCTTCGTCTTCGATCTCGAAGTGCAACGTGTTGGGTCGGCCCGGGGCGCGGTGGCAGCGTTTCCGCCACTCCGTTTCCCCGGACCGCCCGCCGAACCCGCCGTGCGCCTCTCAGCGCAACGGGCTCTCCGCGAGGGTGATGCCGTCTGTCGGTCGTGGTCAGTAGGGACTGGGGATCGCTCGGGTTCCTCGATACCAGTAGGGTTCGATGCGAACCTTGCAGGGATCGAAGAGTGCGATTCCCGCGGCCGTGATCGTTCTCCAGCTCCCGTCAGGGCGGCGGAGCCATCGTTTGACCTGGGTCCAGTTCCAACGGTGCAACTCGCGTTGCCAGGACACGATCCGGTTCCAGAGCATGTATCTCAGGAACGAGAACCTGCGCCCGGCCAGCGCATGCCGGAAGTAGTACGTCCAGCCGCGCAACGCAGCGTTGACCTCTTTGATCACGTCCGCCAGGGGGCGGGGTGACCGGCGAGGGGTCAGGTTGCGGAGGGTCTGCTTGATGGTCCGGAACGACTTGTCCGAGATCATCGTGGCGTAGTACCACTTGCCGCCACCACGGGTCTTCCGCCACTTCAGGGTGAAGCCGAGGAAGTCGACCCCTTCGCTCAGGTGCGCGATCCGGGTCTTGGACGGCGCCAGCCGTAGCCCGAGCCCGGTGAGCACCCCGGTGACTTGTTCTTGGAGACGTTCGACATCGTCTCTGCTGCCGTTGGTCATGATGACGAAGTCGTCGGCGTAACGCACGATTCGCCAGTTGGCCAGCCCGCTCAGACGGCGTTTCCGGCGCCCCCACTGGGTCGCCTGCTCGCCGCCCGGTTGCCACGGGGCCATGATCGCCTCATCCAGCACGGACAGGGCGATGTTGGCCAGCAACGGGGAGATGATCCCGCCTTGAGGTGTCCCGGCATACGTCCCGCGTGATTCCCCGAGTTCGGTGATCACA is drawn from Phytoactinopolyspora mesophila and contains these coding sequences:
- the ltrA gene encoding group II intron reverse transcriptase/maturase, which encodes MNSDARTFTDRVARTQAKYHRWANTDRETRFGDLFNLVCHPDYLLVAWEHVAQNKGARTSGIDGVTVRQIAESGQVGVFLTGIAASLKDGTYRPAPVKRRLIPKPGGKSRPLGIPTVTDRVVQQSLKMVMEPIFEADFLPVSYGFRPMRRAHDAIAEIHFYATRGYRWVLDADIEGCFDNIDHQVVLDRVRQRIADKKVIALVRAFLKSGVITELGESRGTYAGTPQGGIISPLLANIALSVLDEAIMAPWQPGGEQATQWGRRKRRLSGLANWRIVRYADDFVIMTNGSRDDVERLQEQVTGVLTGLGLRLAPSKTRIAHLSEGVDFLGFTLKWRKTRGGGKWYYATMISDKSFRTIKQTLRNLTPRRSPRPLADVIKEVNAALRGWTYYFRHALAGRRFSFLRYMLWNRIVSWQRELHRWNWTQVKRWLRRPDGSWRTITAAGIALFDPCKVRIEPYWYRGTRAIPSPY